From Zhongshania aliphaticivorans, one genomic window encodes:
- a CDS encoding MarR family winged helix-turn-helix transcriptional regulator, with protein sequence MNSIDQVLVSLRRVTRAIDLHSKHLMKTAGLTAPQMLILQILRDQGDVIISDVASQVSLSQATVTSIIDRLEKRGLVMRERSSQDKRKVYACLTETGNELIRNAPMPLQDYFIRQFSDLQEWEQTQIISSLQRVAYMMDAQHIDASPVLDVGAIDRLSEDEANAHRFGFDDNLV encoded by the coding sequence ATGAACAGTATAGACCAAGTATTAGTATCACTGCGCCGGGTAACCCGGGCAATTGATTTGCATTCAAAGCATTTAATGAAGACGGCGGGCCTAACTGCACCACAAATGCTCATTCTGCAAATCCTTAGGGATCAGGGTGACGTCATTATCAGCGATGTAGCCAGTCAGGTGAGCCTCAGCCAAGCCACCGTCACTAGCATTATTGATAGATTGGAGAAACGCGGCCTCGTCATGAGGGAGCGCTCCAGCCAGGATAAGCGCAAGGTGTACGCCTGCCTTACTGAAACCGGCAACGAGCTGATTCGCAATGCGCCCATGCCCTTGCAAGATTATTTCATTCGCCAGTTCAGTGACCTCCAAGAATGGGAACAAACGCAAATTATCAGTTCTTTGCAGCGCGTTGCCTATATGATGGACGCCCAGCACATAGACGCCTCGCCCGTTTTAGATGTGGGCGCGATCGACCGCTTGAGTGAAGACGAGGCCAATGCCCACCGTTTTGGCTTTGACGACAACTTAGTTTGA
- the ectA gene encoding diaminobutyrate acetyltransferase yields the protein MLKSNSATQATAATLRFRQPTAEDGYALNQLVAASPPLDTNSVYCNLLHCTHFAETAVVAEEDGKLVGFISAHIIPAKPNTVFVWQVVVDKSQRGKGLAKKMLKEVIKRPACAQVKYMETTITPDNEASWALFRSFARDLGTELNHSIWFEKEAHFGGQHDSEALLCIGPFAQ from the coding sequence GTGTTGAAATCAAATAGCGCGACGCAAGCCACGGCTGCCACGCTTCGTTTTCGCCAGCCAACGGCGGAAGATGGTTATGCCCTAAATCAATTAGTGGCGGCCAGCCCACCACTCGATACTAATTCCGTTTATTGCAATCTGTTGCATTGCACCCACTTTGCCGAAACCGCAGTTGTCGCTGAAGAAGATGGCAAATTAGTCGGCTTTATCTCCGCCCATATTATTCCCGCTAAACCGAACACAGTATTTGTGTGGCAGGTTGTGGTGGATAAAAGCCAGCGCGGCAAAGGTCTAGCCAAAAAAATGCTTAAAGAGGTTATTAAGCGGCCGGCCTGTGCACAAGTGAAATATATGGAAACGACAATTACACCAGATAATGAGGCCTCTTGGGCCTTGTTTCGCAGTTTTGCTAGAGATCTGGGTACTGAATTAAATCATAGCATTTGGTTTGAAAAAGAGGCGCATTTTGGCGGCCAGCACGACAGTGAAGCACTGCTGTGTATTGGGCCTTTCGCTCAATAA
- the ectB gene encoding diaminobutyrate--2-oxoglutarate transaminase: MTIFDRLESEVQSYARSFPVTFDKAQGEHLYSTDGKQYIDFLAGAGTLNYGHNNPVLKQALVDYIMRDGITHGLDMHTQAKGDFLQAFNEHILAPRDMTYTFQFTGPTGTNAVEAALKLARKVTGRTSIVSFTNGFHGVTLGAVAATGNSHHRGGAGVALGDVTRMPFCGYYGRDADSLKMMDKLLSDPSSGVDLPAAMIVEPVQGEGGLNVANNDWLRGLEKLCRKHEILLIVDDIQAGCGRTGTYFSFEASGIKPDIITMSKSLSGYGLPFAIVLIRPDLDIWEPGEHNGTFRGNNHAFITAAAAIRHYWKDDKFAAEIVEKSAIVSERFKKLSEQYGVTKLQPKGRGMMQGLACRDGDIADEIGRACFERGLVIETCGNRGHVVKVFCPLTIDTAELIRGLDILSDSIAEVLGKSVNKKAS; the protein is encoded by the coding sequence ATGACTATTTTTGACCGACTCGAATCCGAAGTACAATCCTATGCCCGCTCATTTCCGGTAACCTTCGATAAGGCTCAGGGCGAGCACTTGTACTCAACCGACGGCAAGCAATACATCGACTTTTTGGCGGGTGCAGGCACCCTGAACTACGGCCACAATAACCCTGTGCTGAAGCAGGCTCTGGTCGACTATATTATGCGCGACGGCATTACTCATGGCTTGGATATGCACACCCAAGCCAAGGGCGACTTCTTGCAAGCCTTTAATGAGCATATCCTTGCCCCACGTGATATGACCTACACCTTCCAGTTTACTGGCCCCACAGGCACGAATGCCGTAGAAGCCGCGCTGAAATTGGCGCGTAAAGTCACTGGCCGTACCAGCATTGTGTCTTTTACTAATGGTTTTCACGGTGTGACCTTGGGCGCAGTTGCGGCCACCGGTAATAGCCATCACCGCGGCGGTGCCGGTGTGGCGCTGGGCGACGTGACCCGCATGCCTTTTTGTGGGTATTACGGTCGCGATGCCGACAGCCTGAAAATGATGGACAAGCTACTCTCTGACCCCTCGTCGGGTGTGGATCTGCCGGCGGCGATGATTGTCGAGCCAGTGCAGGGCGAGGGTGGCTTGAATGTGGCCAATAATGATTGGTTGCGCGGCCTCGAGAAATTGTGTCGCAAGCATGAGATCTTGTTGATCGTTGACGATATTCAAGCGGGTTGTGGTCGTACTGGCACCTATTTTAGCTTTGAAGCCAGTGGCATCAAACCCGATATTATTACCATGTCAAAGTCTCTGAGCGGCTATGGCCTGCCCTTTGCAATTGTATTGATTCGTCCCGATTTAGATATTTGGGAGCCAGGCGAGCACAACGGTACTTTCCGCGGCAACAACCACGCTTTTATTACTGCAGCGGCGGCAATTCGCCACTACTGGAAAGACGATAAGTTTGCCGCCGAGATTGTTGAGAAATCAGCTATCGTTAGCGAGCGCTTCAAAAAGCTGTCTGAGCAGTACGGCGTCACTAAACTTCAGCCTAAGGGCCGGGGCATGATGCAGGGTCTCGCTTGTCGGGACGGTGATATTGCTGACGAAATTGGTCGCGCCTGCTTTGAGCGGGGTCTCGTAATTGAAACCTGCGGCAACCGTGGCCACGTTGTTAAGGTCTTCTGCCCGCTCACCATCGATACGGCAGAATTGATTCGCGGTCTGGATATTTTGTCAGACAGCATCGCGGAAGTATTAGGAAAATCAGTTAACAAAAAAGCCTCTTAA
- a CDS encoding ectoine synthase: MIVRTLEECQNSERRVDSENWSSVRMLLKDDQMGFSFHITTIYANTETPIHYQNHLESVYCMSGNGEVETLSDGKVYKIEAGTLYILDKHDNHLLRGGSEDMKMACVFNPPLNGKEVHDENGVYPLAAEAVT; this comes from the coding sequence ATGATTGTAAGAACACTGGAAGAATGTCAAAACTCTGAGCGACGCGTCGATAGTGAAAACTGGAGCAGCGTGCGGATGTTGCTAAAAGACGATCAAATGGGGTTTTCATTCCATATCACCACCATTTACGCTAACACTGAAACGCCAATTCATTACCAGAACCACTTGGAATCTGTGTACTGCATGTCGGGCAATGGCGAAGTTGAAACCTTGAGCGACGGCAAAGTGTATAAAATTGAAGCTGGCACCCTATACATTCTCGATAAACACGACAATCACTTACTGCGCGGCGGTAGTGAAGACATGAAAATGGCCTGCGTATTTAATCCACCGCTGAACGGCAAAGAAGTGCATGACGAAAATGGGGTCTACCCATTGGCGGCTGAGGCAGTGACCTGA
- a CDS encoding aspartate kinase — protein MGHSVEKIGGTSMTNYEAVRDNVILAGGESGNIYQRIFVVSAYGGVTDLLLENKRTSHPGVYALFADDGAETLWRDALSDVGNALKEINAGLFPDAEQLEAANTYIEARLFEAERCMDNLHRLCQHGHFGLEDHLLTVREMLASIGEAHSAWNTATLLKRDGINTCYIDLSGWRAEEALPLDQHITEALAGIDLNTTLPIVTGYAHCKEGLMASFDRGYSEMTFSRMAVISGAREAVIHKEYHLSSADPRLVGADKVVPIGRTNYDVADQLANLGMEAIHPRAAKGLRQQKIALRVKNTFEPHHSGTLIDCDYRSEKPCVEIIAGRKQVYALEVFDQDMVGALWRYEQKILGAIERYKGTVITKDINANTITNYLGVNLKTVKRIVSAVKELFPDAEVSTRKVAIISAIGSDMQVPGMLAKTVVALASANISVLAMHQSMRQVDMQFVVNEDDYEKGVASLHRCLVEVHDHGEAICAA, from the coding sequence GTGGGACACAGTGTAGAGAAAATTGGCGGCACCTCAATGACCAATTACGAGGCGGTGCGCGACAATGTGATTTTAGCAGGCGGTGAAAGCGGTAATATATATCAGCGTATATTTGTGGTTTCAGCCTATGGCGGCGTAACCGATTTACTGCTGGAAAATAAGCGCACTAGCCATCCGGGCGTTTATGCCCTGTTTGCCGATGACGGCGCTGAAACGCTGTGGCGTGATGCCCTGAGCGATGTTGGTAATGCCTTAAAAGAGATTAACGCTGGTTTGTTTCCCGACGCTGAGCAATTGGAGGCTGCCAATACCTATATTGAAGCCCGCTTATTTGAAGCTGAGCGCTGCATGGATAATTTGCACCGGCTCTGCCAGCACGGCCATTTTGGTTTAGAAGATCATTTGCTTACCGTGCGGGAAATGTTAGCGAGTATTGGTGAAGCACACAGCGCGTGGAATACCGCCACCCTACTCAAGCGCGATGGCATCAATACTTGTTATATTGATTTGTCGGGCTGGCGCGCCGAGGAAGCACTGCCACTTGACCAGCATATTACCGAGGCGCTGGCAGGTATCGATCTAAATACCACTTTACCGATTGTTACTGGTTACGCCCACTGTAAAGAAGGCTTAATGGCGAGTTTCGACCGCGGCTATAGCGAAATGACGTTCAGCCGTATGGCCGTCATCAGTGGCGCCCGTGAAGCGGTTATTCACAAAGAGTACCACCTTAGCAGTGCCGACCCTCGCTTAGTGGGAGCCGATAAAGTGGTGCCGATTGGTCGCACCAATTACGATGTTGCCGATCAGCTCGCCAATTTAGGTATGGAGGCTATTCACCCCCGCGCCGCGAAAGGTTTGCGTCAGCAAAAAATTGCTCTGCGGGTTAAAAATACCTTTGAACCCCATCATTCGGGCACGCTTATTGACTGTGATTATCGCAGTGAAAAGCCCTGTGTTGAGATCATCGCCGGTCGCAAGCAAGTCTATGCCTTGGAAGTATTTGACCAAGACATGGTGGGTGCTCTGTGGCGCTATGAGCAAAAGATACTGGGTGCCATTGAACGCTATAAGGGTACGGTGATTACCAAAGATATTAATGCCAACACCATTACCAATTATTTGGGTGTTAATTTAAAAACCGTAAAACGCATTGTAAGCGCAGTTAAAGAATTGTTTCCCGATGCGGAAGTCAGTACCCGTAAAGTCGCTATAATTTCCGCTATCGGCAGCGACATGCAAGTGCCGGGTATGTTGGCTAAAACGGTGGTTGCCTTGGCGTCGGCCAATATCAGTGTATTGGCTATGCACCAGTCGATGCGTCAGGTCGATATGCAGTTTGTGGTAAACGAAGATGACTACGAAAAGGGTGTCGCGAGCTTGCACCGCTGTTTGGTCGAAGTACACGACCACGGTGAAGCCATATGCGCAGCATAA
- a CDS encoding TPR end-of-group domain-containing protein, giving the protein MRSIIRGFILCWGLLPLFAVAADSAASTPSEAQPSAAQVDASIDNLDKPLYSPFIERYMLDEVRNLRIDMERAHRELAAEVVDRELGAADKAVSYATNTVTYFFYLIAGVSSALVLMGWNSVRDIKEKVHSVANEQVAELVEEYEKRLRAIEKQLKQETAHIESNREEITLTQEIHSLWLRASQETSPAGKIAIYDQILGVRGDDIEAITYKADAALDQNEPQWAINLCQQALLLDETNAHAFYQLACAHTCQGNLDDAARYFTHAVAQSESYREELYRDPALAELREHPLLIELLTPTVESAS; this is encoded by the coding sequence ATGCGCAGCATAATACGGGGGTTTATCCTCTGTTGGGGGCTTCTGCCCCTTTTTGCTGTTGCGGCTGACAGTGCTGCGTCAACGCCCAGCGAGGCGCAGCCGAGTGCGGCCCAAGTAGATGCCAGTATCGACAATTTAGACAAGCCGCTCTATTCACCTTTTATTGAGCGTTATATGCTCGATGAGGTGCGCAATCTGCGTATCGACATGGAGCGCGCTCACCGCGAATTAGCCGCCGAAGTTGTCGACCGTGAATTAGGCGCTGCCGACAAGGCGGTGTCTTATGCAACCAATACCGTCACCTATTTTTTCTACCTCATTGCTGGGGTGAGTTCGGCCTTGGTGTTAATGGGCTGGAACTCGGTGCGCGATATTAAAGAAAAAGTGCACAGTGTTGCCAATGAGCAAGTCGCCGAATTGGTTGAAGAATACGAGAAGCGTCTGCGTGCGATTGAAAAGCAGTTAAAACAAGAAACGGCTCACATCGAGTCTAACCGCGAAGAAATTACGCTTACTCAAGAGATTCATTCGCTGTGGTTACGCGCCAGTCAAGAAACGAGCCCGGCGGGTAAAATTGCAATTTACGATCAAATTCTCGGTGTTAGAGGCGACGATATTGAGGCAATAACCTATAAAGCAGATGCGGCACTGGACCAGAACGAACCCCAGTGGGCAATAAATCTCTGCCAGCAGGCGCTGTTGCTAGATGAAACCAATGCCCACGCATTTTATCAATTGGCTTGCGCTCATACTTGTCAGGGCAATCTTGACGACGCCGCGCGCTACTTTACTCACGCGGTGGCACAGTCGGAATCATATCGAGAAGAACTGTATCGCGATCCAGCCTTGGCTGAATTGCGCGAACATCCTCTGCTGATAGAGTTACTAACGCCGACAGTGGAGAGCGCTTCATAG
- a CDS encoding sodium/proline symporter, with translation MVTAWSFAAFLTVFVLIGLSSLFLNKHHSSDYYLASNSVQPWLVGLSAVATNNSGYMFIGVIGYTYTVGLSAFWVMAGWIAGDFIASHLVHRKLRATTESSGQLSYIGVLSNWTGTNMGRYQKLAALLSLVLLLAYAAAQLLAGGKALQALFDWPRWAGAVVGSVLVAAYCLAGGIRASIWTDAAQSVVMITAMGVLLWVAVAALGGPVATVDALYQIPNYMNWFPEDLAFPGAAGAILFALGWLFAGFSVAGQPHVMVRFMTLANTGDMTRARVWYYLWFVAFYLMATAVGLLSRLYLPEIGSFDAELALPTMALQLLSPVMVGLILAGIFAATLSTADSLILSASAALTHDLSPKSIERPLLIKLATFGVTLFALGWALLSAQTVFGMVVMAWSGLASAFVPVLAILISGRRPNEGTLIAVSAVGISTALLWRYFDLHNMVYEGLPGIAAGIATYPVAQWLSNSVKAKAAT, from the coding sequence ATGGTAACTGCATGGAGTTTCGCGGCCTTTTTAACAGTATTTGTACTGATTGGCCTGTCGTCATTGTTTTTAAACAAACATCATAGCAGCGATTATTATTTGGCCAGTAATTCGGTACAGCCTTGGTTGGTAGGCTTGTCTGCGGTTGCCACTAATAATAGTGGTTATATGTTTATTGGTGTTATTGGCTATACCTACACGGTGGGCTTGTCGGCATTTTGGGTCATGGCGGGCTGGATCGCTGGCGACTTTATTGCCTCCCATTTAGTACACCGAAAGCTGCGGGCGACCACTGAGAGTAGCGGCCAGCTCAGCTATATTGGCGTACTCAGTAATTGGACCGGCACAAACATGGGCCGTTACCAAAAGCTCGCCGCGCTTTTATCTTTAGTGCTATTGCTCGCCTACGCTGCTGCGCAACTGCTGGCCGGTGGTAAAGCCTTGCAAGCCCTGTTTGATTGGCCGCGCTGGGCCGGTGCTGTAGTAGGCTCGGTATTGGTCGCAGCCTACTGCTTAGCGGGTGGTATTCGCGCCTCTATTTGGACCGACGCCGCCCAATCGGTCGTGATGATCACCGCGATGGGTGTCTTGCTCTGGGTTGCTGTCGCGGCCTTAGGCGGCCCAGTTGCCACCGTTGACGCGCTTTATCAAATACCAAATTATATGAACTGGTTTCCCGAAGACCTCGCCTTTCCCGGTGCGGCGGGGGCCATACTATTCGCCTTGGGTTGGCTGTTTGCCGGCTTCTCGGTGGCGGGTCAGCCCCATGTTATGGTGCGCTTTATGACCTTGGCCAATACCGGTGACATGACGCGCGCACGGGTTTGGTATTATCTGTGGTTTGTCGCCTTCTACTTGATGGCCACCGCGGTTGGTTTGTTGTCGCGCTTATATTTACCAGAAATTGGCAGTTTTGACGCCGAGTTGGCACTGCCGACTATGGCCTTGCAGCTATTGTCACCGGTTATGGTTGGGCTGATATTAGCGGGGATATTCGCCGCAACGTTGTCTACAGCAGACTCGCTAATCTTGAGCGCATCCGCTGCCCTCACCCACGACCTTTCACCAAAAAGTATTGAGCGGCCGTTGTTGATCAAATTGGCCACTTTTGGTGTGACGCTATTTGCGTTGGGCTGGGCTTTGCTCAGCGCCCAAACGGTATTTGGTATGGTGGTCATGGCGTGGTCTGGATTAGCAAGCGCCTTTGTTCCAGTGTTAGCAATTCTGATAAGTGGTCGTCGCCCCAATGAGGGTACGCTTATCGCCGTCAGTGCGGTTGGTATTTCCACGGCATTACTGTGGCGTTACTTCGATCTGCATAATATGGTTTACGAAGGCTTGCCTGGTATTGCTGCGGGTATCGCCACCTACCCTGTTGCCCAGTGGTTGAGTAATAGTGTAAAAGCTAAAGCCGCCACTTAG